From the Planktothricoides raciborskii GIHE-MW2 genome, the window CCCCACCCCCGACAGCTTGCCCGAAGACGAACGCTTAGTCGCCCAAGAAGCTTATGAATATATGAAACTGCAACCAGGGCAACCCATCAAAGGCACTCCTGTAGATGTCTGCTTTATTGGCAGTTGCACCAATGGACGGATTAGCGACTTGCGCGAAGCCGCCAAATATGCCCAAGGTCATAAAGTCGCCCCAGGAGTTAAAGCCTTTATTGTCCCCGGTTCTGAAGAAGTGAAACAGCAAGCGGAAGCGGAAGGACTGGATCGCATCTTTGAAGAAGCTGGGTTTGAATGGCGCAATGCCGGATGTTCCATGTGTCTAGCCATGAACCCAGATAAACTTCAGGGGGATCAACTCAGTGCTTCTTCTTCTAACCGCAATTTCAAAGGTCGTCAGGGGTCATCGTCAGGACGGACATTATTAATGAGTCCGGCAATGGTCGTGGCAGCAGCAGTTAATGGCAAGGTTTCTGATGTGCGCGAGTTGTTGAATTAGCGTTGAATTAGCATTAAGTTAATGGGTAATGGGTCTAAAATGCCATTACCCATCAATAAACTGCAATCATCAGCACAATTGAGGAATATCCCATGACCCAAACTCCCCTAAAAATTGACAAACCTAGGGCTTTTCCCGACCATACTCAACTACCCGATGAAGATGGTACATTTCGGCAAAATTTTCAAGAACATCCTCAAAGTATAATTCTCACTGATTCCATTGGCCCAGTCTTACAAACAGTCCACCCCGAAGGAGACTATTGCATCGGACAAGACTGTGGTATTTATTGGCGAGAAACTGACCCGCCACGTTCAAAATTTTTTGTGGGGGGTGCCATTGCCCCGGACTGGTTTTATGTGGGTAATGTCCCTGCGTTATTAGATGGACAAATCCGCCGTTCTTATGTACTCTGGCGTGAGTTAATGGCACCGTTAATTGTCCTAGAATTTGCCAGTGGAGATGGGGCAGAAGAAAGAGATAAAACTCCTTTATCTCTTTCTAATACTGAAACCGTGACCAATCCGGGAAAATTTTGGGTTTACGAGCGGATTATTCGAGTTCCTTACTATGGAATTTATGAAATAAAAACTGGTCGTTTGGAAGTTTATCATCTGAGAGATTTAACTTACCAAAAATTAGCCCCCAACGATCGCGGACATTATCCTATTTACCCCCTGGGTATAGAACTAGGACTCTGGCAAGGTTCTTATCAAAATCAAGAACAACTTTGGTTGCGTTGGTGGGACAACGAAGGCACTTTGTTATTAACAGGTCACGAACGCGCTGATTTAGCAGAATATCGGGCTGAACAGGAAAAACAACGGGCTGAACAGGAAAAACAACGGGCCGAATTAGCGGAACAAAAAGCCGCTAAACTTGCGGAACGTCTCCGAGAAATGGGCATTGACCCAGATATGGTTTAAAGTAAACTTTGGACTTGCCCAAAACATCCATATTAATTTGTAGGGGCAATCCGATGGCGGTGGTTGCCCCAATCCCCCCTAGTTTGAGTCCACGGGTAGGGTGGGCAAAATTTTGCCCACCCTACTACCAACAAACAACCAACAACAAACAACCAACAACGAACAACCAAGAACAAAGAACAACTAAAAAAAGGACAGAAAATTATGAGTAGTGAAGTAATCAAAATTTCCGGTCGGGGAATTGCCTTGGTGGGCAATGATATTGATACAGACCGGATTATTCCTGCCCGGTTTTTACGCTGTGTCACCTTTGATGGATTAGGGGAACAAGTGTTTAAAGACGATCGCACCCAAACTCAGGGAAACCATTCATTTGACCAACCCCAATATCAAGGGGCAAATCTATTAGTGGTTAACGGTAATTTTGGCTGTGGTTCTAGCCGGGAACACGCCCCACAAGCGATCGCCCGTTGGGGAATTCAAGCCTTAATTGGCGAAAGTTTTGCGGAAATTTTCTTTGGTAATTGTGTAGCAATGGGGATTCCTTGTGTCACCGCTGAACCAGCAATTGTCAAAGCATTACAAGAGGCGATCGCGGCTAACCCCCAAACTCCCATGACCTTGGATTTAGACACATTAGAAGTCACATTAGGCGATAAAAAATATCCCGTTTCCTTAGCTGCTGGCCCCCGGCAAATGTTTATCAGTGGCACATGGGACAGTTGCGGACAACTGATCCAATCAGCAGATAAAATCCGGGAAACTGCGGCTAAATTGCCATACTTATCTTTTGCTTAAACAAAAGAAACCGGGTTTCTGGGTTTTCTAGGGAATAAGATACCCCCAACCCCCCTTAAAAAGGGGGGATTAAGAAATTAAAGAAACCCGGTTTCTGGGTTGTCTAGCGATCTCCCCTGTATAATATATATATGTGTTATAATATATTCCGATCATTTGTAGGAAATAATTATGCTTAATATTGAACAAATCCAAAAAGATATTAATGAATTACCGGAAGAAGCGCAAACATTACTCATCGATTTTATTGATGTATTAAAAAAACGCTATTCTTTAGCTGAAAAACAAGAGGTTAAATCTCACCCAACTCTTAGCGTTCGATCTAGTACCTTAGACATTCTCAAAGAATCTGGATTAATCGGTTGTATTAGTGCAGAATCAGAACTTTATACGAATTATAAATCTGTAATCCGAGAAGGATTAAACTGTAAATATGAATGATCATCGTTGATACAGGATTTTGGGTTGCTTTGTTTAATAATAAAGACCAATATCATCAAAGCGCCCAAGACAGTTTAGCACAATATCCCCATGAACCTTTAATCACAACTTGGTGTGTTTTAACAGAAACTTGTCATTTACTTTTACAACGTTCTTCAAATACATACCAAGGAGTCCAAAAACAGATTAAATTAATCAATATTTTTAAACAATATCCCCAGCTTCGCTAACACAATCAACCTGTTAGACAATGGTAGGGTGCGTTAGGCGGCTGGTTTTTTCAGTAATTTTGATTAGACATTTAACGCCGCCGTAACGCACCTATTTTGATTGAATTATTTCCCAATATTATCCCAATAATTTAAATCTATTTCGGTGCGTTACGGTGAGCCAGTGCGGTCTTGGGGT encodes:
- a CDS encoding Uma2 family endonuclease, giving the protein MTQTPLKIDKPRAFPDHTQLPDEDGTFRQNFQEHPQSIILTDSIGPVLQTVHPEGDYCIGQDCGIYWRETDPPRSKFFVGGAIAPDWFYVGNVPALLDGQIRRSYVLWRELMAPLIVLEFASGDGAEERDKTPLSLSNTETVTNPGKFWVYERIIRVPYYGIYEIKTGRLEVYHLRDLTYQKLAPNDRGHYPIYPLGIELGLWQGSYQNQEQLWLRWWDNEGTLLLTGHERADLAEYRAEQEKQRAEQEKQRAELAEQKAAKLAERLREMGIDPDMV
- the leuD gene encoding 3-isopropylmalate dehydratase small subunit yields the protein MSSEVIKISGRGIALVGNDIDTDRIIPARFLRCVTFDGLGEQVFKDDRTQTQGNHSFDQPQYQGANLLVVNGNFGCGSSREHAPQAIARWGIQALIGESFAEIFFGNCVAMGIPCVTAEPAIVKALQEAIAANPQTPMTLDLDTLEVTLGDKKYPVSLAAGPRQMFISGTWDSCGQLIQSADKIRETAAKLPYLSFA
- a CDS encoding DUF2281 domain-containing protein, encoding MLNIEQIQKDINELPEEAQTLLIDFIDVLKKRYSLAEKQEVKSHPTLSVRSSTLDILKESGLIGCISAESELYTNYKSVIREGLNCKYE
- a CDS encoding type II toxin-antitoxin system VapC family toxin produces the protein MIIVDTGFWVALFNNKDQYHQSAQDSLAQYPHEPLITTWCVLTETCHLLLQRSSNTYQGVQKQIKLINIFKQYPQLR